In the Pogona vitticeps strain Pit_001003342236 chromosome 2, PviZW2.1, whole genome shotgun sequence genome, CCCAAAACGTTCATCAGTGAagagcccttccaacttcaagCCCAAAAGAACAACCTATGGTCCGGCCTCATCCCCTCCCTGattctcttccctcacctttttggcTATCTTTCCTTGCTCCTCTGTGAATCAGGCAGAATCCAAACATATCATTCCTTTTTCCTGCAGATTTTGACAGTggttatttctctgtttttttttcttcttctaacctaccagatgatgaacaggagaagaagtattgcccagcaacatctgaagcaaCCTGGACAGGAACTCataatcaagcaagaaaacatgGAATTGAAAATCAGAGTGGACAGGCATGGATTTGACATAAAAAGGCTgacgcaggggagaaaccacgtaaatgcatgtcacctcagtagacaccaaagaacacacacagggaagaaaCTGTATCCATGTAGGGAATGTGGAAACAAGAGCCTCCATATACACAaaggaactcacactggggagaaaccacataaatgcatggaatgtggaaagagctttactcagagTAGTCAaattaggtcacatgaaaggattcacactgggaagaaaccacataaatgcatggaatgtggaaagagctttagtcacagtggtggccttaggttacatcacaGGATGCACacgggggaaaaaccacataaatgcatggaatgtggaaaaagttttagtcagagtggtaaccttaggtcacatgaaaggattcacactggggagaaaccacataaatgcatggaatgtggaaagagctttagtcatagtggtggccttaggttacatcacaGGATGCACacgggggaaaaaccacataaatgcatggaatgtggaaaaagttttagtcagagtggtaaccttaggtcacatgaaaggactcacactgggcagaaaccatacgaatgcatggaatgtggaaagagctttagtcacagtggtgaccttaggtcacatcaaaggattcacactggggagaaaccacataaatgcatggaatgcggaaagagctttagtcactggtggccttaggtcacatcaaaggattcacactggggagaaaccacataaatgcatggaatgtggaaagagctttagtcacagtggtgaccttaggaaacacaaaagaactcacactggggagaaaccacataaatgcatggaatgtggaaagaggtttagtcACTGTGGtggccttaggaaacatgaaaaaactcacactggggagaaacaatataaatgcatggaatgtggaaacagctttagtcgcagtgatggccttaggaaacatgaaaaaactcacagtggggagaaaccacataaatgcatggaatgtggaaaaagttttagtcagagtggtaaccttaggtcacatgaaaggactcacactgggcagaaaccgtacaaatgcatggaatgtggaaagagctttagtaggagtggtgtccttagattacatcaaaggattcacactgtggagaaaccacataaatgtatggaatgtggaaagagcttcagtcacagcagttacctgagttcccatcaaagaattcacacaggggagcaactacataaatgcatggaatgtggaaagagctttagtcacagtgataACCTTAGGAAACACAAAAGAACttacactggggagaagccttataaatgtatagaatgtggaaagagctttagtcacagtgatgGCCTTAGGAGACATGAAaaaactcatactggggagaaaccacataaatgcatggaatgtggaaagagctttagttacagtggtggccttaggttacatcaaaggattcacactggggagaaaccgtacaaatgcatggaatgtggaaagagctttagtcgaagtcatgtgttttatttctattgttaGTTAACAGGTAGATATCGCAAAATAGCCGTAGAAGCTTGTGTTGAAAAAATGAGAGATATATTTTacaatggaagcttttacaaaattagtgtaaaaacagaaaaagatggatgttctaaggctaactgatgaaagaaaagcacgtagtgaagagagaaaagctgtcatttgttttagaaggctttaccctcataaataataatagtaattgagttttaaagagggtaccaGTTAATATATATTCTATATTATTTATGAAAAACTAAGCATTTCTATGCTATTGTACTGAGTGTATAGTCAGGTATTGTTGGAATGAgtcaaaattgtgatttgttttcaagctctggtcaCTTCGGGCCCTGGAGTCCAGTGGGTCAGAGGTGACCAAATCCTTagatccttaacatctgagcatcTCAGAGGCTGGGAGACacaagccttgggaagatttggtattgttgactgatgcagaacaaagggatataaatatttggaGAGCTCTCCCACAAACTGTTCTTAGAAAGGAACGGAGAAAcatagatgtttggtttcatgaAGTACAACAGACGATGGAACTGATGTTgagtaagcctgcagtttttgcataactgtatgacGTTTGGATTTGAAGATCTGTTCCAACAGTTTTGTCCTCACACCCGTAAGACtgccttacatatttttttttggaTTAAGTATATTTAAGTATGTAATCTAGAattgatgtaaataaatgaatttgtACAGAAtcaacaagttttggaattggctgaaatcactgcaacaatgaaaagacttcctatgggatacccagatgagcttcaaacaccttgtcactgTTTCTCTATGTGAGGGAGAAAGTGGGGTtgaacccatcctgactggaCAGCCATCCTTTCCTGACAAGAGGAGGGCAAAACCCAATGGAGCCCCGGAGGCAGAACATATGACTCATCAGAGAAGTGACACCTCCATGGGGAGAACGGGAAGATAGAGAGATGAGGTCACAGAGAAAACTAGGAGGGTAGAGATAGTTCCGGGTGAAGATTCAAAGGTTGGGACCAATGTAGGgatgggagagtctggaaataaagagcctgggGTGTCTAAGGTGGAAGTTCcagggagggaagcagaaagtctttcagaggaaaggaaggatccaCCACGTAAATGAATCTTAGGAGCAGCAGAGAtgcaggagaaaaaggaaggaataagacaggaagagggaagagaaatatatcgGTGAACCATCAAGAAGGGAGACAGCGGAAGCTGGAGAGGtagaagggcaaaagaaggaaaggattTTATCATAAGGCTGGGcgtggatatgaatggagaaaccctggaccaaacagtgggattaTACCTCATGAGTGGCAGAAAGGAGTCGGAGAGAGGTAAGATCGGAGaaaccctcctattggggagagatagtggaggagaaagatcagGTAGAAAAGAGGCAGGCtagctgaagagagaaagggagaaatggaGAAGCTCCTCAGAGAAGGCTTTTGGCATGACCCCAGTGGATCAGTTGTGTTTATTGGAACCCACAGGAGAAACAGCACATATCCAGATGTCTGAGAATACCAAACCCCCACAGATTCTCATTTTGAGATTCACCCTTTCCCTGCAATCACATCAGCATTGATGAATTGTAGAATctccttgcctgggaggtctgtaaatttctgtagTTTTCCTGTCGAGCCAGGTATCCTAATGAAGTTCTGACCGGTAGATATCAAAGACGTCAAAAAGGGGAGAGGCCATAGAAATACATGGAATGTAGGGGGATCTTTTATAAAAGCAGTCATCTTTCTATTCATCCAAGATCTCATACAAAggggaaacctttgaaatgcaaagaatgtgggaacagcTTCAGTCTGAACAGAAACTTAAGGataggtgcctcgcttaacgatgttaattggttaaaaaacgctatgggaaaacatcgttaagtgaaacgcgttttcctatagagatgcattgaaaaccggttaatccattccaaaaggCACGGATTGCCAtacttaagcgaaaaaacccataggaaacatcattaagcgatacaatgttccccccattggaatgcactgaagcctattcaatgcatttcaatggttttgcgatgtcagtttttcaattttaaaagtgtcttaaaaagttcaaaaacggttttaaatgcttggaatcattactgcaccttctaaaatgggtgcaaacttaatttggctttgatctgactttttgttaatttttgctgattttttttctcccccaccaacttttgacagctgtcaaaagttgggctccatgctttcctatgggggaggaaaaaaatcaccaaaaattaatgaagagtcagaacaaagccaaactaagtttgcacatgatttagaaggtgcactaacgattcaaagcatttaaaacagtttctgacttttcgttaatttttgtgaatttttcctcccccacaggaaataatggagctgtcaaaagttgggctccattttttctaatgggggaggaaaaaattcacaaaaaattaacgaagactcagaaactgttttacatgcttggattcattagagcaccttctaaatcgtgtgcaaacttagtttggctttgttctgactcttcgttaatttttggtgaatttaatgggggggggaattcacaaaaaattaacgaagactcagaacgaagccaaattaagtttgcataggttttaccggttgcactaacgatcccaagcatttaaaactttacaactttaaaattcaacaaattaaaaaagagtcagaacaaagtcaaattaggcTAACGAAGGGAGGCTCTCTTTTGTGGTGGATCCGGTCTTCTTTTGAGGGGATGACCCAGTGGGTGGTCCTGGTGGGACTCCTGCTCCACACCCTGGCCACCGGCCTGTGGGATCCCTCCgattttgtcccctatgctattgaACATCTACATGATACCGCTGGCCGAGCTTGTCCGGAGTTTTGGGGTGGGTCGTGACCCCCCACTCGGCCTCTCCTTTGTCTCTCCTTTCCAGGAAAAGGCCATTGTGGTTCTAGACCTGTTCCGGGTGTCAGGAAGGGACTGGACGAAGCTGACCCTGAAGCCAGGCAAGAGAGAGGCACTCCTGGTCGGTCAAAAAGCAGGCCGAGGAAGGGGGGCGGCCTGTGGTGGATGGGGAGACGctgtcccccctcccaaaaaacccCTCCACAAAACACAGGGAAGGGCCTGGTGGGGCTTCTGACACAGGGAGTCTTGGGGGGAGGCTTTGTGCTTCAAGTGTGTTCTCGGGGTGGCTTTTGTGCATCCTTTCTCAGAGCGGGAATTGGTTTGGCCCAGTAGAGTGTTGGCCCCCTCATGATACTTCAGGAGAAAAGCCGGTATAGAAATGGTggtcaagaaagaaggaaaccaagGCCAGGGACCGTCAGGCTAGGTTtttgtgggtgtgggggggggtgttgttgtgGGTCTGCGGGGGGTGtattgtgtgtgggggtgtcccATTCATAATCCCCCttactctccccaccccccgcgATCCCCACAGATCTCCCCCCTCCTGCCTCAACCACAACCACCCCCTCACTttgcggggggggaggaggggctcCTCGCTCTAGCTCCAACCGGAAGCGGAAGCCACGCGCctgcccctccttctctcccccccatgaCCCAACTCTATGGTCCTCCCAGGAGTGCAGTCGTGGCGGAGCGAGGGGTGGGCTTCCTCGTGAGTTTCCTGGTGGAGGACCCAGAAGGAGGTGGACGGTTGGGATATAtggggggagtgggaggaaggaTGTATGGGGAGGGGGCTGAGATTCCCCCCAAGGTGTGGCAGGCCTTGGTCCTCAGGGGGGGTCTCTTCCCTGTTTCAGGGGAAAGTGGGTGAGGGGTGTCCCGATCTGGCCCTTCGGGCCCAAGAGACTCTTCTTACTCCCCCCAGGCAACGGTGCCTAATGGGAAGGGGGGGCTTTCTGCTCAATTCTTCCTCCTACGGTGGGGgtcagaaaagtggggggagagaaaaagtgtCCCTTGATTTCCGTCCTGCCCCTCCTGGTAAAGCTAAGTCCATGGGGGGTGAGTGTTGCCCCCCCTGGCctgggaaggaggggaaggaaggacttGCAGCGTCCCTGGCTGGGAAATGGggctggggggagaaggaggggtacTAGGCATGGGTGTGGGGGGAGAAGGTTATATCCAGACCCCCCTCTTGCAAAGGGGTTACCTCTGCACCCTCTCCCCTCCTGGCAACCCTTGGACTAAATTTCATCACCATAACAGAAGGAGGCAACTCCTGGAAATCcacagtggggggaggggggagtcatcAGGGGGAGGTTTGGGGGTGCCTGTTTGGGGGTAGAAAAGGGGGTCGGTTGATTTCCATTTCCACTCAGTTCTCCCCAGGAGACactattttctctccccctccccccgcctgcCTGATAAACCTAAATTCAGGTTGGGGGTGTTTGCTGGAAATGACTCCCTCCCTTGGCCCCCAAGCTTCAGAGGGAAGGGATGGAAGGACCTGCAACGTCCCTGGGGGGAAGAGGGGCtgggggaaggagggatggaggTTGGGGGGAAGAGTAGGTTggttggaggggagggggccaCATCCAGACCCCCACCGTCTTGCAAAGGGGCAACCTCTGCaccctctctccctgcctcctagTGGCCCTCGGACCCTTGAAGGGGCTCTGGATGCAGCCAGAAAAGGCGCCTGCTGTCCCCCCCACGTTTCATTACTCAATTATTCACTGAGTCATTTGTTTAATTAGCTCATAAATCAAgaattgaaataattaaaaacaaacattcgaAATGCAGGAGGGTCCAAAGTGACTCAGAGGTGACCGAAGAAGACAGACCCCTTGGGAGCAGGCAATATCTTGGAGggcaggagggaagaagaaaggcagagagagttcccccgagagggagggaggggatggtctcccttccttccctttggcCCTTTTCCCAGCTCCCACCCTCCATGTCGGccccaggaggtggaggagacaTCCCTCTCCCAGCAGATCTTTTGCAAGGTCAACGGCTCTGAAGGgttttgaacccactgaagtttGGAAAACACTTTCCAGAAGACACCCTCCCCAGAGTGCatgacagtaatccagctgggttGTAACTAAGGCAGACGTCACCAGATGTGGCCACATCCGACCCCTCCAGGAACAAGCCCGGCTGGCGCACCCGTTTGTGCAGAGGCCCTCCTGGTCGCCACCAAAGCgtgggcattcaggctcagggatgaatccaggaggaccCCCAAGTGGCGCAGCTGAGTTTTCAGAGAGAGCGAAAATCCATCCAGGGCAGGCTGCCTCTCTGTTTCTTAGAATCCTGGAACAATGAAGTTGGACGGGGGCCTCCGAGGACATCCCGTCCATATACCTCTTGCTccctgaaggaatccaaatcaaagctggccggacagagggtggtccaattttccccTTGAAAGGGCTCCTAAGGTCGCAGGTTCTGTTGTCCTACTCCTCAAACCATTAGGAAGTTTTCCCCTGATCTTAAAccaaaatccggcttcctgtcgcttgagcccgttGGGACGTGTCCTGCCCTCCATTCCcggggaaagggtggaaaaggggCCTCGGGAACTCCTTGGGTTGCCGGACAAGCTTTCctccacttggcagaaagggGCGCTGCTGGAGGAAGGCTCAGGGAACCAGCCAGCTCCTCACACTGGCCTTTTGTCACGACCCAGGAACCTCCGACCTGGAGGGAGGGCTGCCCGTTTTTCACAATTTATTCTCTCCCTTCAGGATAGGTGGTCTGCCTCTGTCCAGTCCTCCTTGAGGGGCACTCAAAGAGGAGtagaaattccccccccccccaaaaaaacagcacTTGGTACGGACCTATGGGAAAGATTTTATCTTAAATTTAACAGAGGATCATTGCATATTGTGCTGAAGCCATGCAGACCAAGGCATTAGAGCTCAGATTAAACCTTCATGAGCCTCCTGTGTGAGATCAGGGGGTCGAATGTGGGGAGAAGCTCCATCTTTTGATGTAAAACTCTTAAAACACAGTTGTTTACATCTGAAAGATCTAATGACCGTAGAGATAATGAAATCGGGTATAATCTTCCTAAGGTCAGGACAAGCAGGTGGGCAGGGGGAAACGGAGGAAATGACCAcccagaaaggaggaggaggtgatggcagAGCTGGGAAGAGTTCCTTTCATTGACtacaatcccagaatccccacagacacaggattttgggatttgtagtttgagaaAGAAACATGTTCCTAAATATAGAGAAAGGCTGTCTCACAACCACTGATCCTAATTCATCCCCTAGGGTCCTGGGTTCCCCGCAATCCCCCTGAATCTCTGCTGTTGCTGTTAAACCTAAGTATCTCATAACTATATCGGCACAgtgagatctgcaactgtgtgaaatttattgatggatattgttcccaaagccgcaTAAGCCATTTGTAATTCTATAAGTACCTGTAGAAGTACAAATATACTTAGATGGTGTCCTCCTTCTGCGATCCTCTCTGCTTGGAAGCACAGACGCAGACCATCGGCCCATGCCATTTTCTCACACAAAACTGGCACCAACAAAAATCACacagaacctctctctctctcccacccccatttcACTGCCTGGTAGATTTCCATGGGTGGCATCCTTCTTTTGTAACAAGGCcattaaaaaatccatttcacTGTCTTGGATTAAGAAAGATACCAATGCACAGCCCACTTGCCCGGGTGGTTCTCAGCCTCAGTATCCTGTGTGCCCGAAGGAATGTGGTAGTTTCGTGGAACCCCGGGAAGACTCAATGCATGTCTCAAGACATTTCTCACTTGCAGGGACATCATCATCCCCTGTTCTCTTCCAACCCCGACCTTGCTCGGGCTGCCTTCTTCCCTCGGAGCTCACCGACCACCCTTCACAGGAGAGACACAGACTGCAGGAACCTGCTGCTAACTTCCCTTGCTGCCTTTGCAACAGATGTGGGGACGCTTTGCTCAAGAATGGACACTTCAGAGCCGTTCACTTTACAAAGGACCTCCTGGgagagggaaacacacacacacacaccccagccccagatttttaaaaaaggggtgaGGGTGGAGTTTGGAAAGCCAAAAGTCTGAAGCAGTTGTGGGAAGGGGAGACTCAGTGGCAGAGCAGGCtctctagtaaaggtaaaggttccccttgacaatttttgtccagtcgtgtccgactctaggggtgcTCATcgcgctcttcaagccatagagccagcgtttgtccgaagacaatcttccgtggtcacatggccagtgtgatttagacacggaacgctgtttaccttcccaccgagatggtacctatttatctacttgcatttgcatgctttcgaaccgctaggttggcgggagctgggacaggcgacgggcgctcattccgtcgcgtggattcgatcttacgactgcttggtcttttgaccctgcagcacaggcttctgcggtttagcccacagcgccaccacgtccctaaaggCTCtctaaggagagtccaaaaatggagGGGATCTGTCCTGACAAATGAGGAGCGGGCCTTTTGTAAAGTGGATGGTCCAGAACTGGGCCTCCGGGACCAAACCACGAGAAAAATATTCTGCATGGAAGCTTGCCGAACTTGCCACAAGGTCCTGTTTTTGAGAGGATTCATTTTGCCTCTGCTGAAAAACATCCCGCGAAGGAAAGTCCGTCAGCTTCTCAGCCTGTTTCATCACTGCCTTCctctcagagaaagaaagaaaaaagaccttTCCTGCTCGGAAGGACACAAGGAAGCCCTCACgccaggcagggaggaaaaaaacccacaaacctcTCCGCTCTCCTGTCGTGGATCCCCAGATCTGGTCTTGAGATGGATCCGCTCTCCTCTCTGCCGGATCAGGCAGCCGAGAGAGCAACTGGATCGGGAACGCTTCTTTAGAGTCCCTAAAGGGCAATTTggacagagagaagaggaagatgacATGCAGAAGACATTCACAATCCTTCTTCCCTTTGCAGCAACTCCTCCTTCTCTAACCCTACAACACCTCCGTAGTccagctctcccccctccccccccccggacttgGAGGTCCTTCCAAGCTGCGGCCAAGGGGTGGCTAGGATGGAGTTTCTTTCAGAGATCCGCCTCCCCCTTTGAGATTTTACCTTTGCAAAGAAGACAAGAGCCAAaggactcccccccctttttttttacacccACCGGGTGCAGGCAggatggtggggggaggaaatggagagcgaccttcccttcccactgcccttaaGGGCGGAACCCGGATCCTTGGCCAACAAGAGACGCGCAAGGATAAACGCCTGCCTTGCAAGGCGCGGGTGCAACGCCAGCCCCCCAAATCCCCCCCCACTGCCGTGTCCCGCTCTAGCTCGCTCTCCTTCCACAACAGCATAGCAAAGCtatgcgcacacacaaacaccctaaCGCCCCCACGTCCtgcgccccacccccacccccacgaccCACCTCCTCCCAGGGTCTTGATGCGCGGAACTCCCGGGGAGGCCTCCCAGCAAGCGGCTGGACCGGGGACCATAGAGATGGAGGGAAAGAGGGGAAGGCGCAATCCTTCCGCTTCCGGTTGGACGTAAGAGCTAGGAAGCTCtagttttcccctccttccttatGAATGGAGAGAAAGAGGTGAAGGACCTCCTGAGCTTCTTGCAATAAAAGGGGGGAAACGGGGTGTAAAGGGGGGGCTGATGCgtgggcagagagagggagatggggggaattctagtgggggggggaaggaggaatcCTCCCTTCCCACAATCTAGTGAAGATCAGAGCCCGAGGAAGGAGGGGGACCGAGAGCGATAGAGATGCGGGTTCTCTCTTCCACACACCCCCTCGAATTGAACCCATGGGTGACCCTCTGAAGGGGATCCATAAATGGACGGGGGGGGCAAAGAGGCTTTCGTGcgcctgttctccccccccccatcctgcgaGGGCGCTTGTTGGGGGAAGAGGAGATGGAGGGTGCAAAgcgccccctcaaaaaaaaaaaaaaaaccaggacgGAAGGGTCCGGGggaaggtcaggctgagagttTTTGGTATCttcgcccccccccgccacttgCTGCGCCCAGGAAGGTTTGCAATGCCTTGCACGTCCCTCTCCAACCTCACCCCCCTCACCCCACGCGCAGACTGCGAAACCTGCCTCTATGGCTTTCAGAGGGATGgatatgaggggatggggaaagggggggtgaGAAAGCCCCCCATAAGCGCCCGTTGGCAGGCTCCTCTTAAGAGCCCCCCATTGTATAGGTTGCTGGGGCGACCGAGCCTTCCAAGCCCCCCCACTTTAGCCTTGCTCTCACCCCACCCGCCAACCTCCGAAGGGAGAAGGGTCGGGAGGCACCCAGCCCTTCCCTTCACCCCCCGCCCCGACTATGGGGTGATGTCTGAGGGGGGGGCCTCTGACAGAGAGCAGCTGTTATGCTCTTTTGTTCTTCAGGGAAGGCGAAGGTAAGAGCAGACAGAAAGGGGGGGCAACGTTAACCCC is a window encoding:
- the LOC144587264 gene encoding uncharacterized protein LOC144587264 isoform X2, which produces MMNRRRSIAQQHLKQPGQELIIKQENMELKIRVDRHGFDIKRLTQGRNHVNACHLSRHQRTHTGKKLYPCRECGNKSLHIHKGTHTGEKPHKCMECGKSFTQSSQIRSHERIHTGKKPHKCMECGKSFSHSGGLRLHHRMHTGEKPHKCMECGKSFSQSGNLRSHERIHTGEKPHKCMECGKSFSHSGGLRLHHRMHTGEKPHKCMECGKSFSQSGNLRSHERTHTGQKPYECMECGKSFSHSGDLRSHQRIHTGEKPHKCMECGKSFSHSGDLRKHKRTHTGEKPHKCMECGKRFSHCGGLRKHEKTHTGEKQYKCMECGNSFSRSDGLRKHEKTHSGEKPHKCMECGKSFSQSGNLRSHERTHTGQKPYKCMECGKSFSRSGVLRLHQRIHTVEKPHKCMECGKSFSHSSYLSSHQRIHTGEQLHKCMECGKSFSHSDNLRKHKRTYTGEKPYKCIECGKSFSHSDGLRRHEKTHTGEKPHKCMECGKSFSYSGGLRLHQRIHTGEKPYKCMECGKSFSRSHVFYFYC
- the LOC144587264 gene encoding uncharacterized protein LOC144587264 isoform X1, whose protein sequence is MHVTSVDTKEHTQGRNCIHVGNVETRASIYTKELTLGRNHINAWNVERALLRVVKLGHMKGFTLGRNHINAWNVERALVTVVALGYITGCTRGKNHINAWNVEKVLVRVVTLGHMKGFTLGRNHINAWNVERALVIVVALGYITGCTRGKNHINAWNVEKVLVRVVTLGHMKGLTLGRNHTNAWNVERALVTVVTLGHIKGFTLGRNHINAWNAERALVTGGLRSHQRIHTGEKPHKCMECGKSFSHSGDLRKHKRTHTGEKPHKCMECGKRFSHCGGLRKHEKTHTGEKQYKCMECGNSFSRSDGLRKHEKTHSGEKPHKCMECGKSFSQSGNLRSHERTHTGQKPYKCMECGKSFSRSGVLRLHQRIHTVEKPHKCMECGKSFSHSSYLSSHQRIHTGEQLHKCMECGKSFSHSDNLRKHKRTYTGEKPYKCIECGKSFSHSDGLRRHEKTHTGEKPHKCMECGKSFSYSGGLRLHQRIHTGEKPYKCMECGKSFSRSHVFYFYC